ACCGGATCCAGTCGCGCGGAGATGGAAGCCGGATAGAGGGCCGCCAGAATGCAAACCACCCATATGACGAGGACCGGCTCCAAGACAGCCCGAAAAGTGAGGGAAGCACGCCACACGGGATCAAAAGCGATACCCGAAACAGTATATTCCCCCGCAAAGCCGGTAGTGTCCAGTCCGACATCCTGCAGAACCCAGGAAACGGCAACTCCCGCCACGACCCCGACGACAGTGGAAAGAAACGCCAGCAGCCAGGCCTCCATGGTGACGTCCCGCACAATGCGCCAGGGAGAAGTCCCCAATGCCTTCAGAAGCCCGAACTCGTGAATGCGCTCGTAGGTCGCCATGAGCATGGTGTTGAGGACTCCCAGACCCGCAGCAAGATAGAAAATGGCTCCAAAGACGGACATGCTCACATCCGAAATCTGAAGCATGTCGGAGAGCGTCGGAAGGAGCTCTCTCCAGGTTTTTACTTCCGCCCCGGGAACCGCCTGAATCAGGCTCTCTTTCAGAGCTGCCAGAGGGACCCGTCCTCCTGTATTCACTACAATTTCATGAACACCGCTCCTCATGACAAAAAGATCGCGAAAATCATCGATATGCATGATCGCAGCGCTCCGGTCCACCCCTTCCCCCGCAGCTTTCAGGATTCCCGAAACCGTGAAGAGATCATTTCCCAGGGAGCCGTCCGCCGCCTGAACCAGCACTACAATTTCCGATCCCACGTGAGCGTTCAACGATCGCGCAAGTTTTCTTCCGAGCACCAATCCTCTATGAGCTTTGGAACTGAGATAAACCCCTTCTCCCATGTGCTCCGCCAACCGCAGAACGGCTCTTTCCTTATCCGGGTCCACTCCCCAGAACATGGCGCCGGCCGACTTGGTTCTGCAACTCACCAAGCCGTATCCGTAAGTTCGCGGAACAGCGCCGAAGGAGCGATCTTTCAGCTTTTGAAGGATCGCTTCGGGATTTTCCAGTGTTTTGTAAATCGAACGGTCTTCGAGGTATCCGGGAGCGTGAAGCTGGGCTTCACCCGTACTCAGTTGCGTCGCGTTTTGGACCGCCTGGTCCAAAAGCCCCTGCATCAGGGCGTAAGTGGCGATGAGGATGAAAGTGTTCATAGAAACGGCCGCCATAGTGATGGCCGTCCTTCTTCGCTCCCTCCAGATATTTCGCCATGCCCTCTTCAGAACGCTCACAGCCCCCCCTACTTCTGAAGATTCCGGATGGAAAAGATTTCATCACTAAGATCGAGATCGAAAGCGATCTCCCGGTAGGTCACTTCCGTTCTCTCACCGGGCTTATCCGCGGGCACAACCACCATCCTGGCCGGCAGGGTGCGGCCGGAAAAAGTTCGGACATCCGAAAACGTCATGGTTCTCGCAAGATGAAGTTCTTCATCGAAATAGGCGCTTTCTAGCGGCAGATAGTCCTGAAGCCGCACTACGACCACCACCTTTCCCCAGACCACAGGAGCATCCGGCTTGGGAATACAGGTGACTTCCACAATGTCTTTCCCTGCCCGCCGTCCTTCGAAGGTAACCTCAAAGTCGTAATCCTCCACAAAGCGGCTCTCCTTCACCAAGTCGTCGTTGGTGAAATGAGACCCCATCCAGGAAGCGGACATCATGGACGACGGAAGTTTGATCACCCTTTTTACCTTGGGAAGATAATTCCAGATTTCGTTTCCGGAACGCAGGGTGGCCGTATCCTTTTCTTTTATGGGAGCCAGGATTTTGATGAGGGACTTTTCTTTTCCCTTGGACCAGAATTCCAGCGAGAGTGTCCTCTTCCAATGAGCGGTGACCACCACCATGGTCATTTCACCATGACTCGACTCCCCCCGGTAGAGATCGTCCATCCGATCCAGAATTTCCCTGGCCGTAACGGCTGAAGCGGGTGTTGCAGGAAAGCAGAAAAAGCAGAGGACCGCCAGGGAACTCACTATCGCCAATATCCCGCGGGAAAAAGGACTGCCACTGTTTCGGCCATATTTCGAGGAAAACCAGGTCATCTTTCAGCTCGTCCGATCTTTTCCAAAAGATCCACAATGTGCTGCGCCTGTTTCAAATCGGAGATCCATTCTCGTGGAATGGCTTCCTTCCCCAAATGAGCGCCGAGAATCATTCCCACAATAGCCCCCCTGGCTGCAGAATCCCCACCCGCCATGACATTTTCAACCAGAGCCTCACGAAGATCGTCTTCGTATCGCGAAAGGAGATGCACCACGGAGGGAAAAGCTCCATTGCTGTCACAGCTTTGGCCAAAATGCATGATGGCGTCTCTCGTGCCGGTTCCTTTGCTTTCCAGGCCCACTTCCAGCATCTTTGCAAAGGGGGTTCCCTCGAAAGACTCTTCCCTCACTTCCCGCATGGCCGCCACGGGCGAACGCCCGTGAAGCACCTTCCAGGCAACACGGCCGAAAAACTCTGCACTGCCTATTACCAATGGCGTGTTATGCGTCATTGCCGTCTGAGTCTTGACGCTGGAAACGAGTTTTTCCAGGTCTTCCCGGTAACGGTAGACCAGTGGAGCAATGCGTGCGGCCCCGCCCAGGTCCAGGGAAAAGGAACCGGATTCCGCCGGCCCTTTTCCCGAGGCAAAATTCACGAGTGTGGCCTTGGTGGCCTCGTCGAAATAACCATGGTAATTTTTGAAAAGTGCTTGCCAGCTCTCGGAAAAATGGTGGAGATCGAACTCGGAACGATCGGCAAGGGATTCCAGAAGGACTAGGGTTTGATCTCCGTAGTGAGTGAATTCACCCTTATCTTTGGTGGGATGATAGGATTCCTTGAGGGGCTTGAGCAGGTGTTCCACCCGCCCGAACTTTTGTTCGATGATCTCCGTCTCGTAAATCCAATGGGCTCCCAGGGCCAGGGAATCGCCGGCAAAGGAAGCCATGACCATCGCTACGGCTTTTTCCTTTTTCATCGCCTTCGTCATCCTGCTCTCCTTTGAATGTCAATCCAACAGGCCTACGCCTGGCTCGAACGAGAGGAAGCCCCTCCCCCCCGAGCCATCGAAGTCCTTCATCAACATCCATAAGTTAAGACAGAAAGAGCAAAATGCCTTGAGTTACCATAAAGATTCAAGGGATAGAGATCTTGAGGTCTTCAGCCTGATATCTTGATATAGAGGCATTTTCACGGCGTTGAATCCAGCAGCGGAGGGTCTGCTCCAACTCCCATCCGGCACTCAGTTCTTCGCCTACGATACGGAGTAGATCCCTGCAACCGGCAGGTCCCAACATTGCCTTAAGCTCCGGACAGAGGTAGTGGAGGCAAAAATAGCTTTTCGCAATGAGTTTGCACCCATATTCCCCCACAAAGTAACAGCTCCCGGGAAGCCCCTTTTCATCGGGCAATTCTCTTCCCAACAGCATGTTGATCAGCAGGAGCATATGGTCGAATCCTTCCTCTATGCCCGAGAAACAACAACTCCCATGGGGCTGGGCGGCGCAGACGGTGCAAGCTCGCACAACACCGTTTCGCCGCATGGCCGCACCCGTTTTGCCGATGGCTTCAAGGTAATTGTCCAAAAGCGTTCTGATTTCAGTATCGGAGGAAAGCTCCTGCCCCAGCTGCGCATACAACCATCTGGCCCGGCCGATTTTCTCTTCCACAGCCTGATCCAACATTTCCTTCATGAAATACATTCCCCGCTCAATTCAAGCAAGATAGAAGAATAACTATAAATTATAAAATACAACACTCAAACGAACACGTCGTTGCACACCAAAATTTGTTCCCTGGATTCTTCTTTCACGAGGAACCTTCCAGAGTCTTCAACGCTTCGTGCAGGCAATCTTCGGCACGATACCCTTTGAGCCGCGCCAAGTTCACCAGGTCCAGAAGAATTTCTCCAAAGGCTTTCGCAGACATGGGACTCTCGCTGGTCATGTAGTTTCCGAGAATCTGACTCTTTCCCACGAATTCTTGAGTGCGAGCTTGAACGTCGTTCCACCTGGAATCCTCTTTTCCCGCCAGGCGGGAGATCATCCTGTAGGCACGCATAAGAGCGGGGAGGGATTCGGGTATCCCTTCAGACGGCTTTACTTTGCCCGCCTTTTCGCCCGCTTTGATTTTTTCCCAGTTTTGACGCACTTCCTTATCCGAACGGACCGTCGCATCCCCAAAAACATGGGGATGCCTGCGGATCATCTTTTCACAAATCAGGTCGCAGACCTCCTGCAGCTGGAAGTCATCCTTTTCTTCGTAGAGGTGAATGAGGAAAAAGACCATGAAGAGAAGGTCTCCCAGCTCATCGGCCGCTTCACGAGTATGTCCGGAGCGTATGGCCGCCGAAGCTTCGTGGGCTTCCTCTATTAAGTAGGTTTGGACGCTTTCGGGGGTCTGTTTCCGATCCCAGGGACACCCGGATTCACCGCGCAGACGATCGATGATCTCCCATATTCTTCGTACTTTTAACCACCTATCCTGTTCACTCTCCATCATCGCAAGACTCTCGCTTCCTTCTCAAAAGGCAACTTGGTTTTTTCCTTCACACGATCGCGACCTCGATCCCGATCCAGCCAATAACGCTTGAGTTCTTTTTGCTTTTTTTCAAACAACATCTGAACCTTATCCGGTGTCGCCTGAATCACCACATGAGCAGCTTCCTGCACATAGGGGGTCAGACCGGAATTATGGAGCATCCTATTCTGAGGTGAAAGGAAAAAGGTCAGAGCGGAAATCAGAATCACCGCCAAAGCCAGGGCCTTGGCTAGCCCCACGGCGGCGCCCCAAAACCTGTCAAAAAAGCCGAGTCCGCTTTTTTGCAGAAGTTTTGAAATGCCGAATCCGACGATGCCCAAACAAAACCATGCGAGAAAAAACAGGAGAACAAAACTGACGGCCTGAGGACCTATAAGCCTGGGAAAAGCTTCGGACAGTTGCACGCTCAACGATTCATAATAATGCGAAGCCAGAACAAAACCCGCAAGAACCCCCGCAATTCCAAAAACCTGAGAAATCGCTCCCCGCAGTATGCCACGCCCTACACAAAAAAGCCCTATTCCAAGCAGGACCCAGTCCAATCCATTCAACTGCATCCGGTTCCCTCCCCCTGTCGACTGACATACTGCAGCAATCCACCGTCCGCGCTTTCAGTGGATTCCCGGAGCCGTCGTTGCAGCCTATCAAACAACCTGATTTTATCCAAGTCGAGACCGTTCGCAACCACCAATTCTCGTGTTGGTCGCTCATGATAAGATTCCATTTCCCATACCCCTCATATGATACTGATTTAATTTAATAATATTAAGCCAATACCTCCTCCCCCCCCAATTCCAAAACTTTCTTCTTGACAAGGCTAAAACCTGGGTGAATTTTAGTTCCAGCCGCATCCTCTTCCCATTCTCCTGCTGCGAAAGCGTTCGAAAAGCGTAGACCTTTGCTGGAAGCTCTACCGCACCTCTCTTTTTCGCTTTCAAAAGTGCATATTGTCAGACCTGAAAACACATGCTAAAAATATCAGGTTTATTGAAAAAAACAGCTTACGGCGAACCGATGGTTCAAAGGACACGGCCCCCCTTGGGAAGCGTTCCCTGCAAATGAGGAAATCTTCGAAGGGGTTTTGCTTTGTTCATGCCGAACACAAAGATATATTATTAAAATAACATCATTTTCAGGATAGGGTATACATAAAATACTTGAGATATTTCGGTGAACCCTTCCAGAAGAGGACGAAAAGGCTTTGGCCCAATCACAAAGCAAGCATAAAGCTCAGACAACCACCGCACAGGTAGCTTTCGACGACAACCATCTGGTGCAGCAACTTGCAGGGGAACAGAACAGCCACCTGAAGATCATTGAAAAACAGCTGGATGTGCGTATTCATCTTAGAGGAAACCAATTCAGCATCACCGGGGATACTCCCCAGGTGGAACTCAGCGAAAAACTTCTTCAGCAACTGGCTGAACTCATCCAAAAGGGCTATCCCCTCTTTGGCAGCGACATTCTTTATTCCATCCGCATCTTGAGTGAAAATATCCATCGGAATCTCAAGGACATTCTTCTAGACCAGATTTTCATTGCATCCAATAAGCGAATCATCACCCCCAAGAGTGTCAAGCAGAAGGAGTATATCGAGGCGATACGCAACTACGATATCGCTTTCGGCATTGGCCCGGCTGGAACCGGAAAAACGTACTTGGCCATGGCCATGGCTGTTGCAGCCATGACCAAGGACCAGGTGAGGCGCATTGTTCTGGTGCGTCCCGCAGTGGAAGCCGGTGAGAAATTGGGGTTTCTGCCCGGAGATCTTGCTGAAAAGGTAAATCCTTACCTGCGCCCGCTCTACGATGCTCTTCACGACATGATGGATTTTGAAAGAGCTTCCAACTTGATCGAGCGTGGCGCGATAGAGGTGGCTCCCCTCGCCTTCATGCGAGGACGCACGCTCAATGACGCATTCGTGATCCTCGATGAAGCCCAGAACACCACGCGAGAACAAATGAAAATGTTTCTGACCCGACTCGGGCTGGGTTCCAAAGCGGTCATCACCGGCGACATCACTCAGATCGATCTGCCCGAGACAAAAGCATCCGGGCTCGTTGAAGCAATCACATTATTAAAAGGAATCGATGGGATACGCCTTGTTTTCTTCAGCAATCGCGACGTGGTCAGGCACCGGTTGGTCCAGGAAATCATCCAGGCTTACGAGCGCCTGGAAAAGGGCAAAACGGTACCACCCAGCGGTTCAGCAGAAAAGTAGATTTATGGAAAAGGAAAAACGGGAACAAGATAAGCACAAAAACAAGTCGAAGATTACCCGGGGCAAGAATGGCTTGATCTGTTCCATGGAGGATATCCTTTGCCAGAAAGCTCTGTTCCTGGGTTTACTCAGCCTGCTCATCTCTTTTCTTATCACTCCATCCTTCACCATGGAGTCCCCGCCCTACCGATTGGGAGATGTCGCAGACCAGAATATCAAGGCTGGACAAAACCTGCGTGTAGAAGACAAGGAAACAACGCTCAAGAAGCGTGAAGAAGCTGTCCGCCAGGCTCCCCTGGTGTACGATCTGGATGAAAGTGTGGCAAAAAATGCTCAGGAACGGCTGGAAACAGCATTCCAAACCATGAGAGAGTATCTCAAGGCCGACAATTCCTCATCAGAAAACCAGGCAATGGTTCCTGAACAGGCGCTCGATAATTTTTCGTCATCCATGGATTCTTCCTCTCTGGTACTGAAACATTTCAGGCACTCATCCTTTGCCTTTCCCGGAAAGAAAGATTTTGAAGTTCTTGTGGGATTCCCGGTCCCGGACGAAATTTTTTCCAATTTAGTCGACAGCCGTTTCGACCGGAGCCTTCAAGACAAAATGAGCCGCCTTCTGGAATCGACATTTGAGGGAGGAATCGTTGCCAATAAGGCCTCCCTGCTTCAGGCTCAGGGGGAACGTATTGTGATCCGCAAAACCGGAACCATGGAAGAGTATTTGACATCACCTTCCCATCCCTTTCCAGACCTTGAAGAAGTGCGCAAGATGACACGGATGGAGGCTCTGGAACTGGGGAGAGATGTAAAGGAAATGGTGGCCATCGCTTTTCTTGCGACTCAGCTCCTCAAACCCAACCTCACTTTCAATCCGGAAGAAACGGGAAACCGCAGGGAACAGGCCTATGCGGCTGTGGAACCGGTTTATATTCAGCTCATGAAAAACGAAATGCTGGTTCGGGAGGGGCAAAAAATAGGCCCCCAGGAACTGCTCAAACTGGAAGCTCAGGCACAGACAAGGCCCGGTCGGCATCA
This region of Desulforhabdus amnigena genomic DNA includes:
- a CDS encoding ABC transporter permease → MAAVSMNTFILIATYALMQGLLDQAVQNATQLSTGEAQLHAPGYLEDRSIYKTLENPEAILQKLKDRSFGAVPRTYGYGLVSCRTKSAGAMFWGVDPDKERAVLRLAEHMGEGVYLSSKAHRGLVLGRKLARSLNAHVGSEIVVLVQAADGSLGNDLFTVSGILKAAGEGVDRSAAIMHIDDFRDLFVMRSGVHEIVVNTGGRVPLAALKESLIQAVPGAEVKTWRELLPTLSDMLQISDVSMSVFGAIFYLAAGLGVLNTMLMATYERIHEFGLLKALGTSPWRIVRDVTMEAWLLAFLSTVVGVVAGVAVSWVLQDVGLDTTGFAGEYTVSGIAFDPVWRASLTFRAVLEPVLVIWVVCILAALYPASISARLDPVKSLYHV
- a CDS encoding outer membrane lipoprotein-sorting protein — encoded protein: MTWFSSKYGRNSGSPFSRGILAIVSSLAVLCFFCFPATPASAVTAREILDRMDDLYRGESSHGEMTMVVVTAHWKRTLSLEFWSKGKEKSLIKILAPIKEKDTATLRSGNEIWNYLPKVKRVIKLPSSMMSASWMGSHFTNDDLVKESRFVEDYDFEVTFEGRRAGKDIVEVTCIPKPDAPVVWGKVVVVVRLQDYLPLESAYFDEELHLARTMTFSDVRTFSGRTLPARMVVVPADKPGERTEVTYREIAFDLDLSDEIFSIRNLQK
- a CDS encoding ADP-ribosylglycohydrolase family protein is translated as MTKAMKKEKAVAMVMASFAGDSLALGAHWIYETEIIEQKFGRVEHLLKPLKESYHPTKDKGEFTHYGDQTLVLLESLADRSEFDLHHFSESWQALFKNYHGYFDEATKATLVNFASGKGPAESGSFSLDLGGAARIAPLVYRYREDLEKLVSSVKTQTAMTHNTPLVIGSAEFFGRVAWKVLHGRSPVAAMREVREESFEGTPFAKMLEVGLESKGTGTRDAIMHFGQSCDSNGAFPSVVHLLSRYEDDLREALVENVMAGGDSAARGAIVGMILGAHLGKEAIPREWISDLKQAQHIVDLLEKIGRAER
- a CDS encoding MazG family protein; the protein is MMESEQDRWLKVRRIWEIIDRLRGESGCPWDRKQTPESVQTYLIEEAHEASAAIRSGHTREAADELGDLLFMVFFLIHLYEEKDDFQLQEVCDLICEKMIRRHPHVFGDATVRSDKEVRQNWEKIKAGEKAGKVKPSEGIPESLPALMRAYRMISRLAGKEDSRWNDVQARTQEFVGKSQILGNYMTSESPMSAKAFGEILLDLVNLARLKGYRAEDCLHEALKTLEGSS
- a CDS encoding CvpA family protein, with protein sequence MQLNGLDWVLLGIGLFCVGRGILRGAISQVFGIAGVLAGFVLASHYYESLSVQLSEAFPRLIGPQAVSFVLLFFLAWFCLGIVGFGISKLLQKSGLGFFDRFWGAAVGLAKALALAVILISALTFFLSPQNRMLHNSGLTPYVQEAAHVVIQATPDKVQMLFEKKQKELKRYWLDRDRGRDRVKEKTKLPFEKEARVLR
- a CDS encoding PhoH family protein; this translates as MAQSQSKHKAQTTTAQVAFDDNHLVQQLAGEQNSHLKIIEKQLDVRIHLRGNQFSITGDTPQVELSEKLLQQLAELIQKGYPLFGSDILYSIRILSENIHRNLKDILLDQIFIASNKRIITPKSVKQKEYIEAIRNYDIAFGIGPAGTGKTYLAMAMAVAAMTKDQVRRIVLVRPAVEAGEKLGFLPGDLAEKVNPYLRPLYDALHDMMDFERASNLIERGAIEVAPLAFMRGRTLNDAFVILDEAQNTTREQMKMFLTRLGLGSKAVITGDITQIDLPETKASGLVEAITLLKGIDGIRLVFFSNRDVVRHRLVQEIIQAYERLEKGKTVPPSGSAEK